The genomic region AGCCCGCCGCGGGCCACCGCGCCGAAGCGCAGGTGCACGCCCTCCACCCGCGGGGAGTACACGAAGATCTCATACGACGGGCGCGGCTCGGGCAGCTCCGGGATCGCGGCGGGCTCGAGCTTGAGGGAGATGTAGGGGCGCGGGCCGCGGTCCGGGTCGTCGTCCAGGGGGCGGAAGTAGTTGGTCCGCAGCGTGGCGCGCACGTGGGTCAGGTAGGAGCGCAGCACCCGGTCGTGGTCCAGGCTCACCACCGCGTCCAGCGCGGCGGCGATCTGCTGCTCGAGGTCGTCGACGAGCGCGACCCGGTCCTCGGCCTCCGGCTCCAGCCCGGAGGCGGGGTCGAAGCGGGCCTCGAAGAGGCGCACCAGCAGCCGGGTGATGTCGCTGTTGGCGACCAGCGCCTGCTGGATCGTGGAGAGCGCGAACGGCGATCCGCCCTGGCGCATGTACTTGGCGTAGGCGCGCAGCAAGGTGGCCTGACGCCAGGTGAGCCCGGCGCCGAGCACCAGCGCGTTGAACCCGTCGGTCTCGTTGAAGCCCTCCCACGAGGCGCGGACCGCGTCCTGGAACAGCTCGTGGCCGTGGGCCGGCAGCTCGCCGTCGTGGCGCAGGCCGAAGTCGTAGACCACGAAGCGCCGGTCCTGGCCCTCGAGCTCGTAGGGCCGCTCGTCGATCACCTCCACGCCCATCGAGGACAGCATCGGCAGCACCCGCGACAGCGAGAGCGGCGGTCCGACCCGGTAGAGCTTGAGCCGCATCTCGCCGCGGTCGGCGTCGGGGGTCTGGTGCAGGGCCAGGTCGATGCCCTCCTCGCCCGGGATCGCCTCCAGGCGGGCGGCGTCGACCGCGCCGCTGCGCGGGGAGAAGTCCTCCTTGTAGGCCTCCGGCCAGGCGTCGGCGAAACGGCGGCCGAGGCGGGCGCCGACCTCCTCGCCGTACTCGCTGATGACCGCGCCGAGGAAGTCGTCGCGCCACGACCGCGAGGCCTCGGCGAGACGCCGCTCGAGGTCGGCGGTGTCGATCTCGGGCGGCTCGGTGCCCTCGGGCAGGTGCACGACGAAGTGCACCCGCGCGGTCGTGGACTGGTTGATCCCGACGGTGAACTCCGTCGACACCGCGCCGAGCTGGTCGCGCAGGATCCGGGCGAACCGCTCCCGCACCGTGGTGTTGTAGCGGTCGCGCGGGAGGTAGACGAGCACCGAGACGTAGCGGCCGTAGGTGTCGGTGCGGGTGAGCACCCGCACCGCCCGGCGCTCCCGGGCGTGCATCGCGGCCTCGGCCAGCGGCGCGAGCTCATCGATGCTGGTGTGCAGCAGCTCGTCGCGCGGATAGGTCTCCAAGGTGTCCATCAGCGCCCGACCGGCATAGCTGCGCGGGTCGAAGCCGCTGCGGCGCAGCACCGCGGCGGCCCGCTCGCGCAGCAGCGGGATCCGCACCAGCGACTCGGCGTACGCCGAGCTGGACAGCAGACCCAGGAACCGGCGCTCGCCCACGACCTCCCCCGCGGCGTCGAACACCTTCACGCCGACGTAGTCGAGGTACGCCGGGCGGTGCACGGTGGCGCGGGAGTTGGCCTTGGCGAGCACCAGCAGGGTCTTCTCGCGGGCCTTGGCCCGCACCCGCGGCGGCAGCACCCCGGCCTCGGGCGACATGTCCGGGTCGGGGCGCAGGATGCCCAGGCCGGTGCCGGGGACTGCGCGCAGCCGGTCCTGCCCGCCGTCGCGGCACAGCTCGTACTCGCGGTAGCCGAGGTAGGTGAAGTGGTCGTCGGCGAGCCAGCGCAGCAGCTCGCGGCTCTGGCGGACCTCCTCCGGGTCCAGGCCGGCGGGCGGCTCGGAGCCGAGCTCGGCGACGATCTCCAGCATCCGGCCGCGGGTGCGCGACCAGTCCTCGGTGGCGTCGCGGACGTCGCGCAGCACCGCCTGGACCCGCTCGACGACCTCCTCGACGTCACCGCCCTCGGCGATCCGGCTGACCTCGATGTGCATCCAGGACTCGCGCACCACCCCGCTCTCCGGGACCCGAGCCCCGTCGCGCACCGGGCCGAGGGAGACCAGCTCCCCGGTGATGTCGCGGACCACGTCGAACTGCGGGTGGATCACCACGTGCACCTCGCGCTGCTGGCGCGAGAGCTCCATGGTCAGGGAGTCGACGAGGAACGGCATGTCGTCGACGACCACCTCGACCACGGAGTGGCCGGCCGCGGCCCAGCCGTCCTCGGCCAGGGTCGGGGTCACCACCCGCACCGCGGCGGTGCCCTGCGGGCGGGCCTTCGCCAGGCGGTAGTGGCTGGCCAGCGCGCCGTACACGTCCACGGCGGCGCGCCCGAGCATGTCCTCGGGCGCCACGTGGCGGTAGTAGTTCGCCAGCAGCGCGTCGATCTCGTCGGGGGGCGGGCCACCGCTCCCCCGGCTGCCGCGCGCCACCTGCGCAGCCTGCTCGACCAGCTCGGACTTCTGGACCACCTGCGTCGACACTGACACGCCCCTGACCCTAGGCCGCGGGTGTGACCGAGCCAACTCTCCTCGCCGACGCGGCCGCTCAGAGCGTCGAGCGCAGCTCCCACAGCAGCGGGTAGTACTGCAGCGGCACCCGCCCGCGCAGGTAGCCCGCGCCGCTGGACCCGCCGGTGCCGGAGCGCGCCCCGATCATCCGCTCGACCATCACCACGTGCCGGGCCCGCCAGGCCGCCGCCAGCTCGTCGTGCTGCAGCAGCGCCTCGGCCAGCGACCAGACCTCGGCGTACCCCTCCCGGTCGCGGTACGCCGTGCGCAGCGAGACGCTCACCTCCTCCTCGGTGGCGGCGGCGAGCCCCTGGGCGCGCAGCACGTCGAGGAAGGCGTCCCACAGGGTCGGCTCCGCGAGCCGTCGGGCCAGCCGCTCCTCCTCCTCGCTCGTCAGTCCGCGGAAGCGCTCGAGGTAGCCGGGGTCCTGGGCGCCGGAGAGGAACTCCAGCTCGCGGAACTGCACGGACTGGAAGCCGCTGGCCGGCGCCAGCCGCTGGCGGAACTCCAAGAAGTCCTGCGGGGTCATCGTCTCCAGCACGTCGATCTGCTGCACCAGCACCCGCTCGATCACGTGCACCCGCTGCAACAGGTGCCGCGCCCACCACACCCGCCCGTCGCTCATCGCGTCGCGGGCGGCGCCGAGCTCGTGCAGCAGCTGCTTGAACCACAGCTCGTAGACCTGGTGGATGGTGATGAACAGCAGCTCGTCGTGCGCCGGCGGGTCGGACTCCAGGTGCTGGGCGTCCAGGAGCTGCGGCAGGCGCAGGTAGCTGCCGTAGGTCAGCTGCGCGCCCTGCTCGCCGAAGGAGACGAACGGCTCGCGCGGATCGGCGTCCATCCGGGCACGGTAGCCCGCGCGGGCCGCGATCGCGACGCATGGCACGATCGCGCTCGACCCGCACCACCGTGAAGGAGCTGGAGCCCATGGGCACCCGTGTGAGCCACACCCTGACCTACGACGCGCCGCTGGCCGACGTCCGCTCGATGCTGCTCGACCCCGCCTTCCGCGAGGAGGTGTGCGCACGCTGCAAGGTCCTCAGCTCCACCTCGACCCTCGAGCCGCTGCCCACCGGGCACCGGATCACCATCGAGCAGGTGCAGTCCGCGAGCGGGCTGCCGTCGTTCGCGACCAAGATCGTTGGCGACACGATCCGGATCGTGCAGGTCGAGACCTGGGCCGCACCCGAGCGCGCGGACGTCGAGGTCACGATCCCGGGCAAGCCCGGTGAGATCACCGGCAGCATCGTGCTGAGCGAGTCCGGCGGCGTCACCACCCAGCAGGTCGAGCTCGACGTCCGGGTCCGGATCCCGCTGGTGGCCGGCAAGATCGAGAAGCTGGTCGGCGAGATGCTGGCCAAGGCGCTGACGGTGGAGAACACCGTCGGGCGCGAGCGCCTCGCCCGCGCCGCCTGAGCGGGTCAGTCGCCCTCCATGTGCGGGTAGCGGTAGTCGGTCGGGGGCACGAAGGTCTCCTTGATCGAGCGCGGCGAGGTCCAGCGCAGCAGGTTGCTCGCGGCGCCGGCCTTGTCGTTCGTGCCCGACGCCCGCCCACCGCCGAAGGGCTGCTGGCCCACGACCGCGCCGGTCGGCTTGTCGTTGACGTAGAAGTTGCCGGCGGCGAAGCGCAGCCGCTCGCTCGCCCAGGCGATCGCGCGCCGGTCGCGGGCCACCACCGCCCCGGTGAGCGCGTACGGCGCGAAGGACTCCATCTGGTCCACGACCGTCTCGAAGTCGGCGTCGTCGTAGACGTGGACGGCCAGGATCGGGCCGAAGTACTCGGTGCGGAACATCTCGTCGGTCGGGTCGCCGCCCTCGACCACCGTGGGGCGCACGAACCACCCGACCGAGTCGTCGCACTGGCCGCCGGCGAGCACCCGCAGGGAGTCGCTGGCTCGGGCGCGCGCGATCGCGGTCTCGTGCTTGGCGAACGCGCGGGCGTCGATCACCGCGCCCATGAAGTGCGACAGGTCGCGCACGTCGCCCATGCTGAGACTCTCCACCTCGGCCACGAGGTCGTCGCGGATGCGGTCCCACACCGAGCGGGCGACGTACGCACGTGACGCGGCGGAGCACTTTTGGCCCTGGTACTCGAAGGCGCCGCGGACCAGCGCGGTGCGCAGCGCGTCGGGGTCCGCGGAGGGGTGGGCGAGGATGAAGTCCTTGCCGCCGGTCTCGCCGACCAGGCGGGGGTAGGCGCGGTAGGAGGCGATGTTCTCCCCGACCGTGCGCCACAGGTGCTGGAAGGTCGGCGTCGAGCCGGTGAAGTGGATGCCGGCCAGGTCGGGGTCGCCCAGCACCACCTCGGAGACCGCCACCCCGTCGCCGGGCAGCATGTTGATCACCCCGGGCGGCAGCCCGGCCTCCTCGAGGAGCTCCATCGTCAGCGAGGCAGCGAGCTGCTGGGTCGGCGACGGCTTCCAGATCACGGTGTTGCCCATCAGCGCGGGCGCGGTGGGCAGGTTGCCGGCGATCGCGGTGAAGTTGAACGGCGTGATCGCATAGACGACCCCCTCGAGCGGGCGGTGGTCGGTGCGGTTCCACACGCCGGGGCTGTTGGCGATCGGCTGCTCGGCGAGGATCTGGGCGGCGTAGTGGACGTTGAAGCGCCAGAAGTCGATGAGCTCGCAGGCGCTGTCGATCTCGGCCTGCGCCACCGTCTTGGACTGCCCGAGCATCGTGGCGGCGTTGAGGCGCTGGCGCCACGGCCCGGCCAGCAGCTCGGCCGCCCGGAGCAGGACCGCGCCGCGCTCGTCGGCCGGCATCGCCCGCCAGCCCGGCGCCGCGGCCCGGGCGGCCTCCAGCGCCGCACGCGCGTCGTCGTGGGTGCTCGCGCGCGTCACGCCCAGCACGTGGGCGTGGTCGTGCGGCTGCACGACGGGGATCTCCTCACCCCCGCCGGACACCCAGCGGCCGCCGATGTGGGCGGGCAGGTCGCGGGCGCCGGCCGACAGGTGCTCGAACTCGGTGCGCAGCGCCGCGCGCTCCGCGCTGCCGGGCGCGTAGGTCAGGATCGGCTCGTTGACGGGGGTGGGCGGCGTCGTGAGGGCGTCCATGGGCCGACTCTCTCACCCGGTCCGCGGCCCTCCAAGGGTTTCGCCCCGGCGGCCGCGGCCGCTTTAGAAGGCGGAGCCGTCGAGCAGCTGCGGGATCTCCTGGGTGGCGAACCAGGCCAGGTCGTCGTCGGGGTCGGGCTCGGCGTCGATGTCGACGTGGACGGCGACCAGGTCGCGCAGCGGCACGGCCGCGTCGGGGTCGGCGACCTCCGCGACCAGCACCACGCGCCGCCCGGGTGCGCCCAGCAGCTCGGCGGAGGCGAGGGCGGCCTCGGTGAGCGCGGCGTACTCGCCCTCCTCGGTCTCGTCGGGGGCGACGAACCGGTCCTCACCGGCCGGCACCTCACCGGCGGCGACGTGCGCGGCCAGTCCCTCGAGGGTGGTGGGGACGTAGACCCGGGTGCTCATGACTGCTTCTCCTTGGTGCGCCGCCGCCCGCGCGGCGCCTTCGGCCGCCCGCCGGTCACGGTGTCGAGCAGCTCGTCGAGCGCCTCGCCGATGCTCTGGGCGAGCACGTCGGCGTCCGGGACCAGGTCGCGGTCGGCGGTGATGCCGTAGTAGACCTGCCCGTCGTACGACGTGACGCCGATCGCGACCGTCTGGCCCGGCAGCAGCGACGGGACGGGGTAGGTCGCGACCATCCGGGACCCTGCGGCGTAGAGCGGGGTCTGCGGGCCGGGCACGTTGGTGACGGTGAGGTGGAAGCCGCGGCGCCGCTGGGCGGCCGCGACCCGGGCGCCGATGGCGTGGAAGGTCGCCGGCGCGAAGCCGGCGATGCCGGCGAGCCGGTCGGCCGCGACCGCGCGGCCGGTCTCCTGGTGGAGCTTGAAGGAGTAGGAGACCTGGTGCAGGCGGACCACGGGGCTCGGCTCGCCGACGGGCAGGTCGACCTCGTGGGCGGCGATCTGCGAGCCGAGCGAGGTCGCCTCGAGCTCCTCGTCGATGACCGAGACCGGCACGACCGCGCGCACCTTGCGCAGGCCGGCAAGCGACTCCGCGCGGTTCATCAGCCAGGCCCGCAGGCCGCCAGCGACGCTGGCCAGCACGACGTCGTTGACGGTGCCGCCGTGCGCGGTGCGGATGCGCCGGTGGTCCTCCAGCGGGCGGGCCACGCCGACCACGCGGCGCTGCTGGGACAGCGGGCCGCTGAGCGGGGTGACCCGCTCCGGCGGCCGGCCCGAGAGGCCGGTGGCGACCCGGGCGACCCGGTGGGCGGACTCGTCGGCGCCGCGCAGGACCTCCTCGGCGCGGCTGCGGGCGGTGTCGAGCAGAGTGGTGCGGTCACGCAGGTGGTCGCGCAGGGCGCCGACGACCAGGGAGGTGGGCGAGGGGCCGCGGTCCGGGCGCCACGGGTCGGCGCCGAGCTCCTTGGGCTCCGGGGAGGTGTCGAGCAGCACCTGGCCCAGCTCGACGGTGTCCACCCCGTCCACCAGCACCTGGTGGGACTTGTAGAGCAGCGCGACGTGGCCCTCGCTGAGGCCCTCGATGAAGTAGACCTCCCACAGCGGCCGGTTGCGGTCGAGGGGTCGCGACACGATCCGCGCGACCAGCTCGCGCAGCTGGTCGGCGCTGCCGGGGCGGGGCAGCGCCGAGCGCCGCACGTGGAACTCCAGGTCGAAGTGGGGGTCGTCGACCCACACCGGGTTGGCCAGCCGACCGGGCACCGACTGCAGGCGCTGGCGATAGCGCGGGACGAACGAGATCCGCTCGGAGATCAGCTCGCGCAGGCACTCGTGGTCGAACCCGCGCTCGCCGGGCTCGAAGATCTCGACCGTCGCGTTGTGCATCGGCGTCGCCGGGGTCTCCTCCGCCAGCAGCGCCAGGTCTCGTGGGCGCAGTCGCTCGCTCATCCGCCACGCCCTTCCCTCGCCGGTCCGGGCCGCCAGGCCCCCCACTTGCTCCGCATGGGATTCTGACAGACGTCGCGCCCCGGACGGCGCAGCAGCCGTCCGACACGTGCAGACGCCCGCACCCCACCGTGAAGAGGATGAGGAAGTGTCCCCCATGCGCCGTTCGATCGCGATCCCTGCGGTCCTCGCCACCTGCCTGTTCTTCGCCGCCTGCGGGGAGGACGACAGCGACTCGCCCACGGGCGACGCGGCCCCGCAGGTCATCGAGGTCACCATCCAGGACGGCACCGTCACCCCGAACGGCGAGCGCGTCCGGCTCGAGCAGGGCCAGGACGTGGAGTTCCTGATCGACGCCGACAAGGCCGGCGAGCTGCACGTGCACACCGACGGCGAGGGACAGACCCTCCCCTACAACAAGGGCGTGAGCACCCTGGAGCTCCCCCTCGACGAGTCCCCGGGCCAGATCGAGGTGGAGACCCACGACCCCGACGTCGTGGTCGTCCTGCTCGAGATCCGCTGAGGTGCCCGCCGACGGGCTGACACTGGCGCACGGCATCGGCGGGGCCAAGGACCTGCCGATCTCCCCCGAGCTGGCGATCGCCGGCGCGGTGGCGGCGCTGGTGCTCTCCTTCACGGTCCTCGCCGTGGCGTGGCGTACGCCGCGCTTCGACGGCCCCCGCAGCGGCCGGCCGGTCCCGCGGCTGGGCCGGATCGTCCTCTCGACGCCGTTCCGCGTCGCCGCGCGGGTGCTCGGCATGGCGCTGTTCGTGTTCGCCGCCGTCGCCGCGCTCTTCGGTGAGAACCTCCTGACCAACCCGATCTTCGGGATCTTCTACGTCTGGTGGTGGGTGGGCCTGGTGCCCGCCTCGTTCTTCCTCGGCCCGGTCTGGAAGGCGATCAGCCCGGTCCGCACCATCAACCTGCTCGTGGCCCGGGCTACCGGGTCGGACCCCGACCGCGGCCTGTTCGACTACCCCGCCCGGCTCGGCTACTGGCCGGCCGCGCTGGGCCTGTTCGCGTTCGTGTGGCTGGAGCTCGCCTACGTCTACTCCACCGAGCTCGGTCCGGTGCGGCTGTGGTGCGCGGCGTACGTCGCGATCATGCTCATCGGCGGCGCACTGTTCGGCAACACCTTCTATGAGAAGGCCGACCCCTTCGAGGTCTACTCCACCCTGGTGGCGAAGATGTCGATCTGGGCGGTGCGCGACGGGCAGCTGGTGGTGCGCACCCCGCTGTCCAACCTCGACTCTGCCGAGGTCGGCCCGGGCCTGGTGGCGGTCGTGTCGGTGCTGTTCGGCAGCACCGGCTACGACTCGTTCCGGGAGAGCACGTACTGGCTGAAGTTCATCCAGAACAACGAGACGATCACGACCACCCCGTGGCTCGGCGAGTGGATCGGCACCTTCGGCCTGCTGGCCATGGTGCTGCTCGTGGGGCTGATCTTCGTGGTCGCGACGATGGCGACCGGGGTGCTGTCGGACCCCGAAGGTGGTGCGCGCGGCCGCTGGGCGGTACGCCGCCGGCTGCCGAACCAGTTCGCGCACTCGATCGTGCCGATCATCGTGGGCTACATCGTGGCCCACTACTTCACCTACCTGGTGGAGATGGGCCAGCTGACCCTGATCCAGGCCAGCGACCCGCTCAGCAACGGCAGCAACCTCTTCGGCACCGGCGACTGGAAGGTGAACTACGGCCTGGCCGATCACCCGACGTTCATCGCCAACCTCAAGGTCGTCGCCGTGGTCATCGGCCACGTGCTCGGCGTGATCTCCGCGCACGACCGCGCGGTCCGGCTGCTGCCGCCGCGCCACCAGCTCACCGGCCAGCTGCCGCTGCTGTTCGCGATGGTCGCCTTCACCGCCGGCGGGCTCTACCTGCTCTTCGCGTCCTGACGCTCCTCGCCGGCGCCCCGAGCAGGGCGTCGGCGAGGGCGCCGACGCCGCGGGTCAGCGCGGAGTCCCCACCGTCGAGGAACGTGCGGCCGGTGAGCAGTGCCCGGTCGGTCGCGGCCCGGTCCTCGGGCAGGAAGTGCAGCCCGGCGAGAGGCACGAAGCCCGCCACCATCGACGCGACCTCGCGCTCGGACCATCCCAGCGTCGGGCGCATCCGGTTGAGCACCACCCGCAGCGGCGCGGTCACGCCGTTCTCGCGCAGCTCCACCAGCGCGCGCGCCAGCCTGGCCAGCCCCACGGGATCGGGGGCGCCGACCACCACCACCTCGTCGGCCGACTCCAGCGCGGCGAGCGTGAGCTGGTGGCGCGCCGGGCGCGGTCCGACGTCGGCCAGCGGATCGCTCTCCAGGCTGGCCCCGGTGTCCACGACGACCTGCCCGGCGGCGCGAGCGACGTCGAGGAGCACCTCGAGCGCGCCCGGCCGGACCTCGGTCCACCGGTCCGGGCGCGGGAGCCCGGTGATGACCGACAGGTCCGCGCCGATCGAGCGCTGGACGGTGGCGAAGCGGTCGGCGAGCTGTCCCGCCGCGGCCAGCCGGGCGGCGGCCAGCAGCCCGGAGACCTCATCGAGGATGCCGAGCTGTTGGGAGATGCTCGCGGCCTGCGGGTCGGCGTCGACCAGCACCGTGCGCAGTCCCCGGCGAGCCAGCTCGGCGGCCAGGCCCACCGCGACCGTCGAGCGCCCCGGGGCGCCGGCGGGGCCCCACACCGCGACGATGCGACCCGGGCGCCCGGGGGCCGAGCCCGCGGCGGCGTCCCCGCGGTCGTCCGGCAGGTCCTCGGCCGCCGGCTGCGTCGGGGGCTGCTCGCGGGCCGCCAGGACGGCGCCGGGCAGGTCCTCCAGCCCGTCCTCGCCGAGCACCGAGGCGATCCCCAGCCGGACGGCGTGCAGGCGCGCGGCGTCCGCAGGAGTCGTGCGCGCCGCGACCGCCACCGCGCGTACGCCGTGGGCCCGCAGGTGCTCGATCGCCGGCCCGTCGAGGCCGGGGGCGTCGAGCCCGACCACCGCGACGTCGGCCTGCCCCGCGGAGGCAACGGCGAGCAGGTCGTCGACGTCCACGCACCGCTTCAGCACCACCACGCCGGTGGTCTCCCCCAGCAGCGTCATCGCCCGGGACTCCCAGGCCGCACCCGCCGCGACCACCAGGACGACGACGGGGGCGCGCACGCTCACCGACCCAGGGTCACGGTGACGACGGCATCGCCGCTGCGTCCGAGCCTGTCGAAGAACGCGGCCACGTCGGACTCCTCGACGGCGAGCACCAGCTGGCGCCGGCCGCTGACGCCGTAGGCCTCGTCGGGCGCCGGCACCTCGACGACCGCCACGTCGTCGAGCGCCGGCCCGGCGGCCAGGGTCGCGGGGTCGACCCCCGCGCCCGCGACGAGATAGACATCCACGGTCGACCCCGGTCCGACGGCCGGCGGGACCTGGTCGACGGCCACCGGCACCTGGACGGTGCCGGCGTCGGCCGCGGGGCCCACCGCCGAGCGCGGCAGCAGCTCACCGGCCCCGACCGCGCGCAGCAGCCGCAGGTCCGCGGGGATCTCCTCGTCGGCGGTGAAGTACCCCTCGAGGTCGGCCTCGTCGGCAAAACCGACCTCGTGGGCGACCAGGTCGGCAGCGGTGAGGACGTCACCGGCGCCGAGGTCCTCCGACACGGCCCAGACCGGCACCCGGTCGTCGGCCGCGGCGAGGAGCCGCGAGCCCAGGACCACCGACACCGCGACGAGCGCCACCCCTGCCCACATGCGCGGGTCGCGCCACCCCGGACGGCGCGTGCGCGTGGCCGCCGGGACGGCGGACGCGGCGACCTGACCGGGTGCTCTCGACACGGCGCCCATCATGCCCAGCACGGCTGTTGCGGACACCTGGTCCTCCACAGGACCGACCGGGGTGCTGCCAGCAGGGGGACCCGGGTGCGACGATGTGGCCATGGCCGGCACGCCCCGCTTCCTCACCCTCGCCGACGTGGCCGAGGTGCTCAACACCTCCGCGGCGCAGGTCTATGCCCTCGTGCGTCGCGGCGAGCTGCCCGCCATCAAGATCGGCGGACGCGGGCAGTGGCGCGTGGAGTCCGCCCAGCTCGAGGAGTTCATCGAGCGGATGTACGCCGAGACCCGCACGTTCGTCGACGAGCACCCGTTCGTGGAGGCCGAGCCGAGCGCAGATCCCCGTCCCTGAGCGGGATCGGCGCGCTCGACCGGGTCAGCCGACCTCGGAGTCGAGCTCGACCTCGACCAGGCGCTCCTGGCCCTCGCGCACGACGGTGAACTCCACGGTCTCCCCCGGCTGGTGGGTCCGGATCGCCACGATCAGCGCGATGCCGTCGCTCACCCGCTCCCCGTCGATCGCCACCACCAGGTCACCGGCCTCCAGGCCGCTGTCCTCGGCCGGGCTCCCGGCCATCACCGAGTCGATCTCGGCGCCCGCGCCCTCCTGGCGACCGGTCTGGACCTTTGCCCCGATCACGGGGTAGCGCGCCTCGCCGGTGCGCAGGATCTGGTCGGCGGTGATGCGGACCTGCTCGATCGGGATCGCGAAGCCCACCCCGATGTTGCCGGACTCGTTGCCCAGCAGCGTGCCGCCGGTGGTGGCGATCGCGGAGTTCACGCCGACCACCTGGCCGCGCAGGTTGACCAGCGGGCCACCGGAGTTGCCGGGGTTGATCGCCGCGTCGGTCTGCACGGCGTTGATGTAGGAGGAGTCGTTCGCCGAGTCGCCGGTGGTGACCGGACGCTGGAGGGCGCTGACGATGCCCGCGGTGACCGTCGAGCTCAGCCCGAGCGGCGATCCGATGGCGACGACCGTCTCCCCCACCCGCAGCGCCTGCGAGGCGCCCAGCGCGGCGGGGGTCAGGCCCTCGGCGTCGGCGGCGTACAGCACCGCGAGGTCGTAGACCGGGCTGCGCCCCACGATCTCCGCGGAGTAGCGGTTGCCGTCCTGGTCGACGATCGTGATCGCGTCGTCGCCGCGGCCGGCCTCGGCCACGACGTGGTTGTTGGTGACGATGTGCCCCTGCTTGTCGAGCACGAAGCCGGACCCGGTGGCGCCGCCGCCCTCGCCGTCGACCTCCGCGAGGATCTGCACGGTGCTGGGCAGCAGCTCCTGGGCGACCGCGGCGACCGAGCCGTCGTCGCCGTCCAGCGGCGGCAGCTCCATGAGGTCGACCCCGGCGAGGCCGGCGCTCACGACGCCGGGCTCGCGCTCGGCCAGCTCCTCGTGCAGCACGGCGCCGCCGTACCCGCCGAGCAGGCCCACGGCGAGCGCGAGCACGGTGACCGCCGGCCACATCCAGCCGCTGGGCCGGGCACGCCGGTGCGCCGGCTGGGCCGGCTGGGGAGCCGTCGGCGCCGCGCCGTAGCCCACCCACGGCGGCGGTGCCGTCGGCCGCGGTCCGGCGGGCGGCGTCCAGGTCGGCGCCGCGGCCGTCGGGACGATCGGCTGGGTCGGCTCGCCCTCGCCGGAAGCGGGCCGGGGCGCGGGCTCGTCGTGGTCGTTCACTCCGCCATCATCACCCGCACCCCGAAATCACGGCACCGCGGCCGGGTGTCAGGGACGGTGGGGCACCGGCCCGAACAGGGGCGAGGGTCCCTGTGTCGGGGTGACGTGGTTGACCGAGGCAGGCGCCGGCGGGCGGTCGACCGGCGGGGCGGAGGACTGGCTGGACCCGAGCACGAGCACGCCCAGCACCGCGGCGCCGACCGCGCCGCCACCGACGGCCGCGACGGTCCCGCGGCGGGGCCGGCGGGAGGCGGCGGTGGCCAGGGCGAGATAGGCGTCCCCGGGAGGTACGCCGAGCCGTGCGTCCGGGTGCATCCCGGCACACGCGCCGCGCAGCGAGCCCTTCAGCCCGTCCGGTGCGTGGGCCTGCCCCATGGCCAGGCCGGCGAGGCGGGTCTTGACCCAGCCCTCGCGCTCCACCAGGTCCCGGCAGCTGTGGCACTGGTGCACGTGGGCCCAGGCGCGCTCGGCCTCGGCCTCCGGCAGCTGACCGTCGAGCAGGGCGCTGACGCGGGTCCCGAGGTGGCCGATCACTGTGCCCTCCCCCGTCCGAGCAACCGGTTCGTGGCACTGTCGGCCGGCTCGAGCACGTCGGGCGTCGGGCCGGAGTAGCGGGTGCGCCCCGCCGCCGGCGCCCGGTGCGCGAGCGCGGTGCGCAGCATCGCGCGCCCGCGGTGGATGCGGGAGCGGACGG from Nocardioides sp. dk884 harbors:
- a CDS encoding NAD-glutamate dehydrogenase, which translates into the protein MSVSTQVVQKSELVEQAAQVARGSRGSGGPPPDEIDALLANYYRHVAPEDMLGRAAVDVYGALASHYRLAKARPQGTAAVRVVTPTLAEDGWAAAGHSVVEVVVDDMPFLVDSLTMELSRQQREVHVVIHPQFDVVRDITGELVSLGPVRDGARVPESGVVRESWMHIEVSRIAEGGDVEEVVERVQAVLRDVRDATEDWSRTRGRMLEIVAELGSEPPAGLDPEEVRQSRELLRWLADDHFTYLGYREYELCRDGGQDRLRAVPGTGLGILRPDPDMSPEAGVLPPRVRAKAREKTLLVLAKANSRATVHRPAYLDYVGVKVFDAAGEVVGERRFLGLLSSSAYAESLVRIPLLRERAAAVLRRSGFDPRSYAGRALMDTLETYPRDELLHTSIDELAPLAEAAMHARERRAVRVLTRTDTYGRYVSVLVYLPRDRYNTTVRERFARILRDQLGAVSTEFTVGINQSTTARVHFVVHLPEGTEPPEIDTADLERRLAEASRSWRDDFLGAVISEYGEEVGARLGRRFADAWPEAYKEDFSPRSGAVDAARLEAIPGEEGIDLALHQTPDADRGEMRLKLYRVGPPLSLSRVLPMLSSMGVEVIDERPYELEGQDRRFVVYDFGLRHDGELPAHGHELFQDAVRASWEGFNETDGFNALVLGAGLTWRQATLLRAYAKYMRQGGSPFALSTIQQALVANSDITRLLVRLFEARFDPASGLEPEAEDRVALVDDLEQQIAAALDAVVSLDHDRVLRSYLTHVRATLRTNYFRPLDDDPDRGPRPYISLKLEPAAIPELPEPRPSYEIFVYSPRVEGVHLRFGAVARGGLRWSDRRDDFRTEVLGLVKAQMVKNTVIVPVGAKGGFYAKQLPAPGDREAWLAEGQACYRTFICGLLDVTDNRVDAKTVPPPHVVRHDGDDSYLVVAADKGTATFSDLANAVAADYDFWLGDAFASGGSVGYDHKAMGITARGAWVSVQRHFRERGIDCQREDFTAVGIGDMSGDVFGNGMLCSEHTRLVAAFDHRDIFLDPTPDAAASYAERRRLFELPRSSWQDYDRGLISEGGAVVSRSAKKVEITPQVRAALGLGDDVETMTPAELMRAILCAPVDLLWNGGIGTYVKGSAESHADAGDKSNDAIRVDGREVRAACVGEGGNLGLTQAGRVEYAREGGTGTGGRINTDFIDNSAGVDTSDHEVNLKILLDRVVRGGDLTTKQRNTLLAEMTDEVAALVLHDNAEQNLALANSAHHAPSMLHVHEDWIRQLERRGVLNRELEGLPSRREVAARLDRGEGLTVPELSVVMAWTKIVLADELLATDLPEDPYLARELSSYFPRAVREGFPEEVQVHPLRREIIVTQVVNDLVNGAGTTFWPRLAGETTASAAELTLANFVAREMFGSLELRREIAAYDNRIDAALQTRMRLEMRTLVERASRWLVTTRRGPLDSIGTVERFRGPVQAVLARLPELMVGRELAAYHARLERLVDDGVPEELATRVAVLAPASMLLGAIDVADREGLDPAEVVRVHFTLGERLGLPGLVHRISSLPRADRWQTMARAALREDLYAVHTELTARVLEVSSPEESAAARVATWEEADPAAISRAAETLADICADDQTDLARVSVGLRVVRGLLASG
- a CDS encoding DUF2505 domain-containing protein, whose product is MGTRVSHTLTYDAPLADVRSMLLDPAFREEVCARCKVLSSTSTLEPLPTGHRITIEQVQSASGLPSFATKIVGDTIRIVQVETWAAPERADVEVTIPGKPGEITGSIVLSESGGVTTQQVELDVRVRIPLVAGKIEKLVGEMLAKALTVENTVGRERLARAA
- a CDS encoding tryptophan 2,3-dioxygenase family protein, whose protein sequence is MDADPREPFVSFGEQGAQLTYGSYLRLPQLLDAQHLESDPPAHDELLFITIHQVYELWFKQLLHELGAARDAMSDGRVWWARHLLQRVHVIERVLVQQIDVLETMTPQDFLEFRQRLAPASGFQSVQFRELEFLSGAQDPGYLERFRGLTSEEEERLARRLAEPTLWDAFLDVLRAQGLAAATEEEVSVSLRTAYRDREGYAEVWSLAEALLQHDELAAAWRARHVVMVERMIGARSGTGGSSGAGYLRGRVPLQYYPLLWELRSTL